A region of Ictalurus furcatus strain D&B chromosome 1, Billie_1.0, whole genome shotgun sequence DNA encodes the following proteins:
- the dcun1d3 gene encoding DCN1-like protein 3, giving the protein MGQCVNKCKNPTSSLGSKSGEKDAGKSHGKKGSGGGGGPKEEAKFPADVNGTKSPEVTTDTSATTPLSDVRREEPVQDGEGLSLAQIEEMFMCYKDEYEDAILEEGMERFCNDLHVDPAEFRVLVLAWKFQAATMCKFTRHEFVEGCKAIHADSVQGISQRFSAMLDECRSEENFKDLYRFTFQFGLDCGEGQRSLQRCIAIALWRLVFTLDMPPVLERWLHFLSDNPCGVRGISRDTWNMFLNFTQSVGPDLSNYSEDEAWPSLFDSFVEWENDRRRREQEQRETEGVGGNMEFTAEPEPTA; this is encoded by the exons ATGGGCcagtgtgtgaataaatgtaaaaacccAACATCCTCTCTGGGCAGCAAAAGTGGTGAAAAGGATGCTGGGAAGTCCCATGGCAAAAAAGgaagtggaggaggaggtgggcCCAAAGAGGAGGCCAAGTTTCCTGCCGATGTCAACGGCACCAAGTCACCAGAAGTAACCACGGACACCTCTGCGACCACACCCCTTTCTGATGTGAGGAGGGAGGAGCCTGTGCAGGACGGGGAGGGGCTTTCTTTGGCTCAGAtagaggagatgtttatgtgtTATAAGGATGAGTATGAGGACGCCATCTTGGAAGAAGGAATGGAGCGTTTTTGTAACGATCTGCACGTGGATCCGGCCGAGTTCAGGGTGCTGGTGCTCGCCTGGAAGTTTCAGGCTGCAACCATGTGCAAGTTCACGAG GCATGAGTTTGTGGAGGGCTGTAAGGCGATCCATGCCGACTCGGTGCAGGGGATCTCTCAGCGTTTCTCAGCCATGTTAGACGAGTGTCGCTCTGAGGAGAACTTTAAGGACCTGTATCGCTTCACGTTCCAGTTCGGGCTGGACTGCGGCGAGGGCCAGCGCTCACTACAGCGTTGCATTGCCATCGCCCTCTGGAGGCTGGTGTTCACGTTAGACATGCCACCTGTGCTTGAGCGCTGGCTCCACTTCCTGTCAGACAACCCATGCGGCGTGCGCGGCATCTCGCGTGACACCTGGAACATGTTCCTCAACTTCACACAGAGCGTTGGGCCTGATCTGAGCAACTACAGCGAGGATGAGGCCTGGCCCAGCCTGTTCGACTCCTTTGTAGAGTGGGAGAACGACCGGCGCAGGAGGGAACAGGAGcagcgagagacagagggagtggGCGGGAACATGGAATTCACCGCTGAGCCCGAGCCCACGGCATGA
- the lyrm1 gene encoding LYR motif containing protein 1: MVMALRRVEVLALYRRVLRIARSWQAQSTLSHDTETERKYITQEARSLFRQNQHLKDPELISKCVAECEARIGIGLHYRNPYPRPSYLPPMGLATQKGRKLRAQQRLRKQAKPVYLQSHDET, encoded by the exons ATGGTGATGGCGTTGAGGCGTGTGGAGGTTCTGGCCCTGTACCGACGGGTTCTCCGGATCGCTCGCAGCTGGCAGGCTCAGTCAACCCTCTCACATGATACAGAGACCGAGAGGAAGTACATCACACAGGAGGCACGCTCGCTGTTCAGACAGAACCAACAC ctgaaAGACCCAGAGTTAATCAGTAAGTGTGTTGCGGAGTGTGAGGCTCGAATAGGGATCG GACTGCATTACAGAAATCCCTATCCCAGACCT TCGTATCTTCCTCCGATGGGTTTGGCCACACAGAAAGGCAGAAAGCTTCGAGCACAGCAGCGACTCAGGAAACAAGCCAAGCCTGTATACTTACAGTCCCACGAtgagacataa